DNA sequence from the Xyrauchen texanus isolate HMW12.3.18 chromosome 32, RBS_HiC_50CHRs, whole genome shotgun sequence genome:
CACGCTGGAAGCAGAGCTGTGTCAGGTGCGAGCTAGCATTGAGCAACAGGGAAGAGCTTGACATCAAGagccgcctggagcaggagatcGCTACCCACAGAAGCCTCCTGGAAAATCAGGACATAAAGTAAGATCATCTGAATTTCAGTCGGAGTTCCTAAAGTTCAAGATGAGTCTTTTTTACATGGGTATTATGCTAATCTTGttctaaaatgacttaaatattttagtcctttagGACTCAAGTACAAGGCACTTAAAATCTACTTTTGTATATTGTGGGGGTATGGTCAGTTTCAGATACTCAATACATATTGCATATTATACATTaatactcactctctctctctcaccatttaGGTGGATCTATAGTAAAcccgactccacctttggtttcctttcaccgTAACATccattccctctcaccctctcacctttccactgatgtttctacctctcttcccacaatacatttattttccaagcttgatgtaaacactgtcactgccacagacacactttactctactttaacaacctgtctagacaacatttgtcctctctcctctagaccagcacgtactacaccacccagcccctggctgtctgacattcttcatgaacatcggactgatctcagagcagctgagaggagatggcagaAATCTAGAGATCCAGCCGATCTAGGTAAATTCtaacttctgcttgcaactttttcagataatgttaaagctgcaaaaacctcctattaccagaccaagatcaacagccccacagacactcgtagcttgtttagaacattcaacacacttctctctactccccctccaccacctgacacatcactgacacattttttacaaataaggttacaaccatcagcaatacattcactacaccacaccctgtcaaacacctggctcctgtatgcaaccattctttctctatgttctctcctttgactgacactgaggtctctacaCTCATCCTCTCCAatcaccccaccacctgttcccttgaccccattccatcacaccttctccaggccatctctctgtccatcctacctgcacttacacacataattaacaaatctctacttacaggcaatTTTCCCACTAAAATTAAGCAGGCTCGactaaccccactgctgaaaaaaactgcatttaaccccacacagatagaacactacagaccagtctgtctcatcccattcatggcaaaaacacttgaaagggcagttttcaaacAGATCTCTGcatatctctcacagaacaagctgctggatgacaatcaggcttcaaaagtggacactccaccaagATTGCCCTGCTGTTTGTCATGGAGTTGCTGAGACAGGTGAAAGctaaatccagatcatccgttctgattctgctggacctttctgcagcctttgacacagtcaaccatcagatccttctctccaccctctctactctgggcatcagaggactgtttgacctcctatctctcagaaagaTCCTTctaggtagcctggagaggtgaggtatccaagccacatcagttacatactggggtacctcagggatcagtgcttgggccacttctcttctccatatacatcACTGGGaaccatcattcaggcacatggtttctattaccactgctatgctgacgacaagcaactctacttgtctttttagcccaacgacaccacagcgactgctcgaatcgctgcctgtctggcagatatCTCTGCCTGGATAAAGGAACACCaactgcaactcaacccagccaaggcCGAACTCCTTATCTTTCCatccaaccctgctgttgaacacaacatcaccgtgcagctgggttcaactacagtatcgccttccaaaacggtcagaaatctaggggtaaccatcgataacaagctaactttcacagaccacatctcaaagactgcaagatcatgtagatttacactttacaatatcaggaaaataagacctttcctctctgaacatgccacacagcctgcttgttcagtcacttgtcataactagactggactactgtaactctcacattgcaggccttcctatatgtgcaactagacctctgcaatgatccagaatgcagcagcagtcggctaaggaacgtcgccttgttgtaccaacacaaagaggcaccaaaacactttcctggactctcagtttcatcaaaccacattggtggaatgaccttcccaactacatccgtgaagctgactcactctctgtcttcaaaaaatggctaaaaacagatcttttccaagagcacttaaccagtcactaaaaaaatttaaataaattcttgttgcacttaaatctgttttgaatgctatttagatgctagtgaaactttgtagtatggcacttttcgtacaaatgtctccttaagatgattcacttatgttttcctcatttgtaagttgctttggataaaaacatctgccaaatgaataaatgtaaatctaccACTGTCACCACTATCATCTCACAGCAATGCACATTCAACTAGATGCAAAGCAGACTGCTGTTTGAGACAACatccaaacacaaacaaacatttggtTTTGAATGAGTGTTGAGAAATGTCATTCATGGTATTGAGAACAAGAAAGCAAGTgctacaaaaagaaaacaaaacttgtgtttgtgttgttatgTGTGACAAAAATCTGTCTCTGAAAATAAATCTGCTGCcaaaaaaatacttaatatatttctatttttgtctCCAGAACTatggattatattttaaatatatggtCTATATTTTCAATAGATTTCAGAGCCgagtgagtgaaacagaaaatccTCAGAAAACAATCAGATTTAGGCTGTAATGATGAATCACATACGTAGGCTTGTTCAAAATAACTTGTGACCTGAAAAGACTGGTTTACAGTAATCaccacaaaaggagaatttaagAATCAAAAAGAGataatgagagagagataaaaataaataacggTGCTCAGTATCTTCACAGTGTTTCTCAAAAACAGCCACACAAAAGGGTTTTACATGTTGACTGGAAGCTGATCCATCACAAAAGACTCTAGCTCTGAGTGAAAATTGCCAGTTAATCATTCCAGCTAATTTTAGCCAATCGCTTTTGGTgaggcaggccttggctctgtcaattaaaccctggctgggggtgaagagcatcaagTATATGGGAAAGAATTGGGGGAGCTGTTTCTCACatttatcatttatttcaatgttgcctactgcagctttaagagcacaaaattgtttacaagagcacaacactagcctcttaattttgctgtcaatgtgcaccagatggaagtatttaactttagaATGTACACAATTTAATTAGGGGGGAGCATGAACCCCCGAACCCCCCTAGAGGATTGGAGGTCTGCCCCCATACTCTCAAAAATCCTGTGGGAATCActgtactttcattgtaagtaaggTGCCAGAGTgcagaaataaaaacataaaggtAGAAAAATAGATTGGGGAGTGGGGGGAGTGGGGGTTCACCTAAAGCCACACCCACTTTAATGGGCCGGGCTAAGCCCCAAACCTCCTCAAGTCCTAGAAACGCCCCTGGTAATAGGAATACGTTGCGTTAAGTAAACACAGACTGTTCTTCTGTTTTTCACTGTTTTAGTGATATTATAGTGCTTGGTAATGGGAATAAGTTGCAAAGTGGGAAGTCTATTGCATCTGCATTGGAAGAACGCGCTGGGAAAAATAATGGGTAATTTCGCTGCCGGTGGAAAAATGTGGATACATGAAATATAGCAAAAGATGGGCAACTAAAAGTTATTTGTGTTGTTCAGAGTAGCCAGAGTCTTCCAAAAATACCTTTTCAAAAAAGCATTCTACTGTGGTGATACCATGGTACACTGATGGAATCAGATAGTAATACATTCTtacatattcaaaataatattattcCTTACAGGAAAAAGTCTGAGTTTCAATGTATTGTTCAGGCTGCACCACAGTGTCTATTCACAGGTTCAATCCCACTAATGATCGTCACGGGGGCTTTGACCTGCTCCGTTTCCGACCTGGTGGTCCCAGGCTTCACCAGGAGCACCATATCGATACCGAACTTAGTGCGGACACCCGATCGACACAGTCCACTGCAGCCCAGAACTCCTGAACTCGAGCGATCCTTCAGACTCAGCCTCCCAGTATCTTGGATTACAGACGCACGGCACTGTGCCCGGCGAAAACACGGATGATCTGCACCGGTATTAAATAATGCACACAGCGCGCCCTCTAGTGTATGAAATCAGAATATTATCTCCCTTTTTGTCTCTCGCTCTTGACAGATTTAGAATAAAGAAACGTGATTGGCACACAAGCACAGTTTAATATTTCATTTAGACTTTCAGAGTAGGATACTCACGTGCTACTCAACATATATAGTTATTTACCACAGTTATGGTCTGTCGTCCTTGTAAAGACGTCTCATCGGCAGTCGTGTGTTTCAAATATAGCCTAACATTACTGAATAATGCGAACAAAGTCAACAACTTTAGTCTACAAACAACTACACTTAAATGTAAAAGAACAAAAGCTGCTGATGGCGTATGAAAATGTTAGGTGTCAGGATCGGATTTACATCTGGTGTATCCGAGATCTTTAAAAAGGacaaattgcatttatttagatTTCTATTCTTAAATaacttgaaatataaataaaacattgttattGAACAAGTTACTTTACACATTTTGATCATCAAAGTTACTTTAATGAGAACCTGTCTTTGGTCTCTTCATTTCTAtactaaacattttaattttatgtttctggatggatcattttcatttttaattgagaAAAAGTTTGACACATTACACATACTTCAGCTTCAGTATAATTTATCCTAACTGTACCTTAACACCTCTGCTGCAcacatgtaattaaaaaaaaaaaataataaagtaaaattattCAACAAAACTTAATCATTCTTGGTGAGGGTGGTAGCATGTTGATGCATGTGACCTGGTGAAATAGCCAGAGATGAACTCATATCTGATATGACACACATACATAATTAAAGGGAAATACTGACTAAAATGTACTGAACAACAAACCTGAAAATCAAGAGCATAGAGGgatgttttaaaatgctaaattacaaatgtttaaaaaaacaaacatgcaaagtTGGAACACTGGACACAGAACATTAGAAATTGCACAAAAACATGAAATGTAATAACTATCACATAGGTATTTACAAACTCAACTGTGGCTGTATCTTCCTTCTTCAACCGACATTTGCAATGcccacactaaaaaaaaaaaacataggaaaTATAAATATTCCATGCAGAAAttgaaaatgtctttttttttttttttgctatactTACAATACTTTAccacaaaatattttgttttcagtGCAGATCAAGCGTGTATATTAGGCAAGCTCAGACAGTATAGGAACAAATGAACAACATTCTAAATCAAATTAAAAGCATGAATACAATCTGAGGTTATACCAACTACTGTTGGTATGAAAAATAGATCAGCAGGTTCTAGAGTAAAATATTCTTCAGGCACTGAAGGAGAgacagtgcaaaaaaaataaataaataaataaataaatatatatatatatatatatatatatatatatatatatatatatatatatatatatatatatatatatacatatttttcattgaATTTCAGTGCAAACAGGACACAGCACAAATGTCCTCTTGGTTTCAGATTGTGAGTTCCTTCTCACATCTGCAGCTTGAGGACAAATACTTGTActtttctctttcactctctgaaTCTCTCACCTTTAGTTTCTGATTAGTTTATATTGCCTTCTGCTTAATACACAAcgtaaatgttcatttaaaaaacacaCTACCTGGAATGACAGGTTCAGCCTCATTTTTCTGACCCTAATTGAAAAAGGGAGGAAAGCTGGCAAAACattgcacactcatgcacacacacctgTATACACTTTGTATGTGTCACAAGCCTAGTAGTCTTATTGCACTCCCTCCATTGAAATCTTAAGGGTGAGGAGATTGTAGGTGTGCATATGAACACACAGAAAGACATTCCTTTGCCGTTTCCTCACTAGGGTGGAAAACTGAATTCTAGCTCTGCTAGTGGTTGCAGCAGGGTctgacacactcatacacacaccctcCCTCGCCCATCCACAATGTGCAGAAACCGCCTTCAAGATCCAACTACATAAGAGGACAGATTTGGGCTCAAAGTTACCATCCTCTTCCCTGTGTTTATTTTATCTCTGCATCTGCCATCCTCCTAAGGTCCCAAGACAATGGCGTCAAAGTCCACAGTATTTCGGTGTCGGGGTATGAGAGCCACTCCACAAAAAGCCCACAGTGTGTATGGTGGTGGTTTTGGAGGAAGCACACGCATCTCTTCCTCCTCTATGCATTCCAGAAGTGGAGGAGGTGGGGGATACGGTGGTTATGGTGGAGGATACGGTGGAGGAATTAGTGCAGGCATTTTGCCAGGAGGCTGCTATGGAGGGGATAGTGACTACATCCAGATGAACGAGAAGGCCACCATGCAGAACCTGAATGACCGTATGGCTGCTTACCTGCAAAAGGTGCACTCTCTGGAGGCTGCCAATGCCAATCTAGAAAAGCTGATTCGTGAGTATTATGAGAAGAAGGGGCCAGCTGCACAGAGGGACTATAGTGCCTACTGGAACACCATCAAGGACTTGAAGGAAAAGGTAAAGTATGATTCAAAAATACTGTCTGATGTCTGAGATTCTAATGAATATGACACAAAGGAAAGACAAAATGAAATgattgaaattattttaggtattcTAAACAGATTGCAGACATTCACTTCAAGCAATAGTCTGTTCAATATAAGGtaggctcaatcaacagcatttgtggaataatgttgatttgcacaaaaaataacTTTGATTAATCAAGGccaaagtgaggcacttacaatgaaactgAACCCAGTccttaaacgttaaaatactcaccttttcaaaagtatagctacaagacataaacaatatgcatattaacatgattttagtgtgataaaataacttactaactttttctatgtaaagtgATTTCAAAttctacaactttgttgccataatattgtaacaccgtaaaccctaaaacccaaaaatgactataaaaattatgatttaacaactttacagctcaaaaaatacacaagttttaacagaagaatttaagGAGCtggttcacatttctgcttttaaatcctcaaaaaaattggccccatttacttccattgtaagtgcctctctgtatccttgaagggacaagttgaaacacattttgtgttaatcaacattatgctaaaaatgctgtcgattcagctTAAGAAAATATCTATTTTATATTAAGAAAATATCTCTTTAAGTACTCTCAATGATTGCCAAATAAAGAGGAAGGAGAATGAAAAGCATAGTTCAGAAAATACTTTTAAGTTCACGATAAAATGCAAACTGTTCCAATATTAAAGATAAGGTAAGAAATCAGAAACATTTTGGAAGGGTTTGCAACACTGTGGTACACTTATATTCtcagacagaattttattttgataatggTTGATTTCCAAATGGTCAGTTTATCTGAGAGTCTGACAATCTGTGTATTATTGGAATCTttaacatttatactgtatattttataatttattacatttattaaatcgTGTTCTACGTTACAGATTAAAACTGCTGCCATCAACAATGCCAACATCCTCCTGCAGATCGACAACTCTAGGTTGGCTGCAGATGACTTCAGGATAAAGTGAGTTCTCTCAAACAATGTCAAGAACATTCCACTGCATTTAGATAAAACCATAGCTTGAAGGATACAGTGCAATAGCTTTAGCTTGGTTTAACATAGATGATGGTTCATGTTTAGATCATGACAAAAAAATGATAGATGATTTCACTCCCATCGTACCTCTCCATCATTCAGATATGAGCATGAGTTATCTATGCGGCAGTGTGTGGAGGCTGACATAGCTAACCTGCATCGCttgctggaccagacaaaacTAACAAAGGCTGACCTGGAGATGCAGATCAAAGGCCTGCAGGATGAACTGGAATTTATGAAAAAGAACCACAAGGAGGTTTGTAGTAGTTTTCCAGTAGCAAAATCAGCTGTGTGATTGATCTTAAAGGATATTGCTATAAAGTGCAAAGGCTCATTATGAGGAGAATCTCATTACACATGATAGACAAGATCTAGTGAAGACCTGACTATGGAACtgagttcatattgaaaaatGCTTTGTAAAAAAAAGCCAAGTAAGGAAAGCCAAATCATTGTCATGCAACAGCTTAAAAACTCTCGTAATTCAGTTGTGACTTTTATGGCTTAATatacataaattattttaacaaaagtTCATTGGTTACAGGAGTTGGCAGCACTGAGGTCTCAGCTGACAGGCACAGTGAATGTGGAGGTGGATGCTGCTCCTCAGCAAGACCTCAACAAGGTTTTGGAGGAAATACGCTCTCATTACGAGGCCATCATAACGAAACACCGCAAGGAACAGGAAGTCTGGTTTAATGAAAAGGTCAGACTTTCTTTGTCTCTGTctcttttaatttgattaatgacATATAGTTCTGTAAATAACATATTGTtagtttctttctctctcttatagACAGTACAATTAAGCAAAGAGGTGGTCATCAAGACAGAGACCATACAAACCTCCAAGTCACAGATAACAGATCTGCAAAAGACTTTGCAAAGGCTGGAGATTGAGCTACAGTCTCAACTCAGCATGGTGAGATAACATAAGTCATACATGGGTCAATTCTTTAACAGTAAAATGATTTGACAAGATTTAATTTAAAACTGAATTAACAGATTTTACAATGTCTATAAATAAATGCTTTGTCATCACCCATACAGAAAGCATCACTGGAGAGCTCACTGGCAGACACAAAGGCTAGATACAGTGCTATGCTAGCAGGCTTCCAGAACCACATCAACATGCTGGAAGCAGAACTGTGTCAGATGCGGGCAAGCATTGAGCAACAGGGAAGAGATTACACCATGTTGCTTGACATCAAGagccgcctggagcaggagatcGCCACCTACAGAAGCCTCCTGGAAAATCAGGACATTAAGTCAGTTTACCTTTTTATTCATTAGAGTTTTGAGTGTCACAAGACATGGATCATGGGTTTTATGTTACATAATCATCTGAAATGACTTCACTAATGCATAGTTTCTTCTTTGTCTTCTAGGACTCATGTGCAAGGTAAGTCAAATTTATCTTTGGGGGAATAGTCAGTTTCAGGTACTCAATCTATGTTGTACATTATGCATTAACTCTTTCTCCTCACACTTCAGGTGGATCTCAAAATGTCCACTCTGGTGCACCAGCAATCCCCATAAAGAAGACCACCAGCACCACCACCACACATCATACCTACTATTAACTAAAGACAGAGCAGCCTGCTTTTCTGAGACaatatccaaacacacacacacacattttatcatattttaaGTGACACAAATTAACACGTCACTTCTGGTATTGTGAACAAAGAAACCATTTTTTTGAAAAGAAAACTTGATGAAACTTTGTGTTCTGAGAAAAACCTGCCtctgaaaataaaactgtaaaaaaaaaaagaaaccttaaAGACTTGTGTTT
Encoded proteins:
- the LOC127625640 gene encoding keratin, type I cytoskeletal 19-like, whose translation is MASKSTVFRCRGMRATPQKAHSVYGGGFGGSTRISSSSMHSRSGGGGGYGGYGGGYGGGISAGILPGGCYGGDSDYIQMNEKATMQNLNDRMAAYLQKVHSLEAANANLEKLIREYYEKKGPAAQRDYSAYWNTIKDLKEKIKTAAINNANILLQIDNSRLAADDFRIKYEHELSMRQCVEADIANLHRLLDQTKLTKADLEMQIKGLQDELEFMKKNHKEELAALRSQLTGTVNVEVDAAPQQDLNKVLEEIRSHYEAIITKHRKEQEVWFNEKTVQLSKEVVIKTETIQTSKSQITDLQKTLQRLEIELQSQLSMKASLESSLADTKARYSAMLAGFQNHINMLEAELCQMRASIEQQGRDYTMLLDIKSRLEQEIATYRSLLENQDIKTHVQGGSQNVHSGAPAIPIKKTTSTTTTHHTYY